One Setaria viridis chromosome 5, Setaria_viridis_v4.0, whole genome shotgun sequence genomic region harbors:
- the LOC117855040 gene encoding uncharacterized protein yields MQSSIYISAPALHWKGKLHGHWPYWGQCPINTGGDLAHVGTVSDLANRQHLDSHLRRVPAMPTSTRSHRFAVVDAFTDVAFRGNPAAVCLLDGAGSGARIHDVDRKWMLAVAAESSTRRTRRSSPPPPPTEARRRRARFHIRWFTTVTEVELCGHATLAAAHFLLTGGVVGTGTTGAIEFVTMSGLVWSWS; encoded by the exons ATGCAGTCCTCGATTTACATTAGTGCCCCTGCCCTCCATTGGAAAGGAAAATTACATGGGCATTGGCCATATTGGGGCCAGTGCCCTATAAATACCGGCGGTGACCTTGCCCATGTCGGTACCGTGAGCGACCTTGCAAATCGTCAGCATCTCGATTCTCATCTCCGCCGCGTCCCAGCCATGCCGACGTCGACCAGGTCGCACCGGTTCGCCGTG GTCGACGCGTTCACGGACGTGGCGTTCCGCGGCAACCCGGCAGCCGTGTGCCTGCTCGacggcgccggctccggcgcgCGCATCCACGACGTGGACCGGAAGTGGATGCTCGCCGTGGCAGCCGAGAGTTCAACGCGCCGGACACGGCGTTCttcgcccccgcccccgccgacAGAGGCAcgacgacgccgcgcgcgcTTCCATATCCGGTGGTTCACCACGGTGACCGAG GTTGAGCTGTGTGGGCACGCGACGTTGGCTGCCGCGCACTTCCtgctcaccggcggcgtcgtcggGACCGGCACTACTGGCGCCATCGAGTTCGTCACCATGTCAGGGTTGGTCTGGTCTTGGTCCTGA
- the LOC117855039 gene encoding uncharacterized protein, with translation MKISSTVLAILVLQAVLVSAAMAESNGLGASAKKSCCNSCTSWSGVYTCDDLLTKCAATCQNCAAVPTDKGTRYRCRDFLPEGCPCKAN, from the exons ATGAAGATCAGCAGCACCGTCCTGGCCATCCTGGTTCTCCAGGCCGTCCTGGTCTCAGCAGCCATGGCGGAATCAAACG GCTTGGGCGCGAGCGCGAAGAAGTCGTGCTGCAACTCCTGCACCAGCTGGTCGGGGGTGTACACCTGCGACGACCTGCTGACCAAGTGCGCCGCCACCTGCCAGAACTGCGCCGCCGTGCCCACCGACAAGGGCACCCGCTACAGGTGCCGCGACTTCCTCCCCGAGGGATGCCCCTGCAAGGCCAACTGA
- the LOC117854515 gene encoding LOW QUALITY PROTEIN: multicopper oxidase LPR1 homolog 4-like (The sequence of the model RefSeq protein was modified relative to this genomic sequence to represent the inferred CDS: inserted 1 base in 1 codon; deleted 1 base in 1 codon), giving the protein MSLMQIMGKGNHAWMLRRVAAVLPSLVAVVVAGVAVSAQAPPPPVTSALLQKVAGSLQMYVDPLPQMPKIRGYGFQQGRVVPVNLTIGMFQKKWKFHRDLPETPVFVYGQCADSATFPGPTIVARHDVPLAVTWENHLPDRHILPWDPTVPTAIPNHGGVPTVVHLHGSAHPPQSDGSAFAWFTAGFRETGPAWTQATYSYPNVQPPGNLWYHDHALGLTRANLLAGLLGTYVIEKPEVYAPMDLPCNGDDLHLVIADRSFNADGSLYMNSTGAAPLVHPQWQPEYFGEVVTVNGKAWPFLAVHRRRYRLRILNASNARYFNVSLSDGTPFHVVGSDASYLTAPVTVPSLLISPAEIFDVVVDSFASPTAEVEMLNSAPHPFPTGAAPGPLNGKVMKFVVTPNGPRDPPTARRCDREVPYAGVASPGPASETRHIVMYEYXDAVGVSTHLYINGLRLEDPVTETPRSGTTELWHVINLTGDNHPLHIHLGMFQAVKMQQLLDLQAFAGCMAQVNDAVRCGVDRHAVGPVVTVPEHEKTWKNVVKMPPGFVATVVVAFKLVDTDQPYPFDATAEPGYVYHCHILDHEDNAMIRPLKLLP; this is encoded by the exons ATGTCTCTGATGCAGATCATGGGGAAGGGGAACCACGCGTGGATGCTGCGCCGCGTAGCTGCCGTGCTGCCGTCGCTGGTGGCGGTCGTGGTTGCCGGAGTTGCGGTGTCcgcgcaggcgccgccgccgccggtgacgagCGCGCTGCTACAGAAGGTGGCGGGGTCGCTGCAGATGTACGTCGACCCGCTGCCTCAGATGCCCAAGATCCGCGGCTACGGCTTCCAGCAGGGCCGCGTCGTGCccgtcaacctcaccatcggcatgTTCCAAAAGAAGTGG AAATTCCACCGCGACCTGCCGGAGACGCCGGTGTTCGTGTACGGTCAGTGCGCCGACTCCGCAACGTTCCCGGGCCCGACGATCGTCGCCCGCCACGACGTGCCGCTCGCCGTGACGTGGGAGAACCACCTCCCCGACCGCCACATCCTTCCGTGGGACCCCACGGTGCCCACCGCCATCCCCAACCACGGCGGCGTCCCCACCGTCGTCCACCTCCACGGCAGCGCCCACCCGCCGCAGTCCGACGGCAGCGCCTTCGCATGGTTCACCGCCGGGTTCCGCGAGACGGGGCCGGCGTGGACGCAGGCCACGTACTCGTACCCCAACGTGCAGCCGCCCGGCAACCTCTGGTACCACGACCACGCGCTCGGCCTCACCCGCGCCAacctcctcgccggcctcctcggcACCTACGTCATCGAGAAGCCGGAGGTCTACGCGCCAATGGACCTCCCCTGCAACGGCGACGACCTCCACCTCGTCATCGCGGACCGCAGCTTCAACGCCGACGGCTCGCTGTACATGAACTCCACGGGGGCCGCGCCGCTCGTGCACCCGCAGTGGCAGCCCGAGTACTTCGGCGAGGTCGTCACCGTGAACGGCAAGGCGTGGCCGTTCCTCgccgtgcaccgccgccgctaccgGCTCCGCATCCTCAACGCCAGCAACGCGCGCTACTTCAACGTCTCGCTCTCCGACGGCACGCCCTTCCACGTCGTCGGCTCCGACGCGTCCTACCTCACTGCGCCGGTCACCGTGCCCAGCCTCCTCATCTCCCCCGCCGAGATCttcgacgtcgtcgtcgactCCTTCGCGTCGCCGACGGCCGAGGTCGAGATGCTCAACTCGGCGCCGCACCCGTTCCCgaccggcgcggcgccggggccgctCAACGGCAAGGTGATGAAGTTCGTGGTCACCCCGAACGGTCCCCGCGACCCGCCG ACAGCTCGACGGTGCGACCGCGAGGTGCCGTACGCGGGCGTGGCGTCGCCGGGGCCGGCGTCGGAGACGAGACACATCGTGATGTACGAGT CTGACGCCGTCGGGGTGTCGACGCACCTCTACATCAACGGGCTGCGGCTGGAGGACCCCGTGACGGAGACGCCGCGGTCGGGGACGACGGAGCTGTGGCACGTGATCAACCTCACCGGCGACAACCACCCGCTGCACATCCACCTGGGCATGTTCCAGGCCGTCAAGATGCAGCAGCTCCTCGACCTGCAGGCGTTCGCCGGCTGCATGGCGCAGGTCAACGACGCCGTCAGGTGCGGCGTGGACCGGCACGCCGTCGGGCCCGTCGTGACTGTGCCGGAGCACGAGAAGACGTGGAAGAACGTGGTGAAGATGCCGCCGGGGTTCGTGGccacggtggtggtggcgttCAAGCTGGTGGACACCGACCAGCCCTACCCCTTCGACGCCACGGCGGAGCCTGGATACGTCTACCATTGCCAC ATCCTGGATCACGAAGACAACGCCATGATCCGGCCACTGAAGCTGCTTCCGTGA
- the LOC117858770 gene encoding tetraketide alpha-pyrone reductase 2, with translation MPEYCVTGGTGFIAAHLIRALLAAGHTVRATVRDPEDEGKVGFLWELDGAGERLTLVRADLMVEGSFDEAVSGVDGVFHTASPVVVVAGGKGVQEELVDPIVKGASNVLRSCARASERPRRVVFTSSCSCVRYCHAATLNESHWSDADYCKSYNLWYAYAKTVAEKEAWRLAKEHGLDLVVVNPSFVIGPALGPRPTSTILIVLAMLKGELGKYPNTTIGFVHVDDVVLCHVLAMEDARASGRLICSCDVAHWSEILSSLRERYPQYPIPTECSAQKGDDRPHRMDTTKIRALGFPPFLSVQQMFDDCIKSFQDKGLLP, from the exons ATGCCGGAGTACTGCGTGACCGGGGGGACGGGTTTCATCGCGGCGCACCTCATCCgggcgctgctcgccgccggtcACACGGTTCGCGCCACGGTCAGAGATCCAG AGGATGAAGGCAAGGTCGGGTTCCTGTGGGAGCTggatggcgccggcgagcggctgACGCTGGTGCGCGCGGACCTGATGGTGGAGGGGAGCTTCGACGAGGCCGTGAGCGGCGTGGACGGCGTCTTCCACACGGCCTCCCCCGTGGTGGTggtcgccggcggcaagggcgtGCAGGAGGAGCTGGTGGACCCGATCGTGAAGGGCGCGTCGAACGTGCTGCGGTCGTGCGCCCGGGCGTCGGAGCGCCCGCGCCGCGTCGTCTTCACCTCGTCCTGCTCCTGCGTCCGCTACTGCCACGCCGCCACGCTCAACGAGTCGCACTGGTCCGACGCCGACTACTGCAAGTCCTACAAC CTGTGGTACGCGTACGCCAAGACGGTGGCGGAGAAGGAGGCGTGGCGGCTGGCGAAGGAGCACGGCCTCGACCTGGTGGTGGTGAACCCGTCGTTCGTCATCGGCCCGGCGCTGGGGCCCAGGCCCACAAGCACCATACTCATCGTCCTCGCCATGCTCAAAG GGGAGCTGGGCAAGTACCCGAACACGACGATCGGGTTCGTGCACGTGGACGACGTGGTGCTGTGCCACGTCCTGGCCATGGAGGACGCCAGGGCCTCCGGGCGGCTCATCTGCTCCTGCGACGTCGCGCACTGGTCGGAGATCCTCTCCTCGCTCAGGGAGAGGTACCCGCAGTACCCCATCCCCACGGAGTGCAGCGCCCAGAAGGGGGACGACAGGCCGCACAGGATGGACACCACCAAGATCA